Sequence from the Halobaculum rubrum genome:
CTCCGGCGGGTTGTGCGAGGCCGTCACCATCAGCGCGCCCGCGGCGTCGCGCTCGACGATGGCGTGCGCGACCAACGGCGTCGGGCAGTCGCGCTCGGGGAGAAGCACGTCGAAGCCGTTGCCCGCGAGCACCTCTGCGAGCGACTCGGCGAACCCCTCGGAGGTCGGCCGGGCGTCGTAGCCGACGAGCACGGGGCGCTCGGAGCGGTCCGCCGCGGTCTCGGCGAGCGTGTCGGCGACCGCCTGGCCGACGATCCGGACGCGTCGGTCGGTGAACGTGTCGAGGGTGGCGCGCCACCCGTCGGTTCCGAAGGAGATCTCGTCCATGCGGGAGGCGTCGGCGCCGGACGGCAAAAACCCGGGTGCCCGGCGGCGCTCCTCGGAGAGCCGCCGGGCACCGAACCGCCGCAGCGACCCCACCGAACCCCCGTCGCGACCCGACGGGCTTTTGCACGCGCTCGGAAAGCCACGCACATGTCGCAGACGCCCACCGTCGTCGCCGTGAACGGCTCGCGGCGCGACGGGAGCTACGGCCGGGCGACGCTGGGGTACGCCCTCGACGCGGCCGCCGAGTACGGCGCCGAGCCGGACTTCATCGACCTCGGCGACCCCGACCTCGACGTCCCGCTGTATCATCCGGACGTGGACGCCGCCGACGCCGGCGACGTGCCCGAGCTGCTCGCGCGGATGCGCCGCGCCGACGGCGTGCTGCTGTGCTCGCCGGTGTACCACGACTCGTACTCCTCGGCGTTCCGCTCGTTCCACGACTGGTGCAGCTTCGACGAGTACGAGGACACCGTCGTCGGCCTCTTCGCGGTCGCCGGCGGCGGCTCCTACGGCGGCACGCTCGAACACATGCGCGCGACGATCCGCGGCGTCCACGGCTGGGTCGCACCCCTCCAGGTCGGGATCCGAAACGCGCGCAACCGCTTCGAGCCGTGGGACGACGGGGAGCGCCCGCCGGCGGGGGCTGCGGGGGCGGAGACGCGATACGAGTTCGTCGACGACGACCTGCGCGAGCGCACCGAGACGCTGGGCCGCCGGATCGCCCACTACGCCGGCCACACGGACGAGTTCCTCGACGTTCCCGAGTAGCGGCTCGACAGAGCGGCCGGCGAGTCGGGAAGTCGGCCGAGTCCCCCGCCGACTGCCGGGGTTACTCGACCAGCGACTCTTTCGCCCGGCGCGAGAGCTGTTTCACCGCGTACTCCCGGCTCATCGCCCCCGACTTCGAGTCGAACGCCTCGACATGGACCAACTCGACGGGCGTTCGCCCGCGGGTGTACTTCGCGCCGTCCCCGGCGTCGTGCTCGGCGACGCGGCGGACCACGTCGGTCGTGTAGCCGGTGTACAGCGACCCGTCGGCACACTCGAGGACGTACACGTAGTGGTCGGCCGGCGGGACGGCGACGCCGTGGATGCGGTCGGGCCCCTCGATGCGCTCGGGACCGTCGCCGACGCCGGCGCCGTCGACGGTCGGATCGCGATCGCTCACGGCGCGAGGTTCGAGACGCGGGTGAAAAACTGACGCGGTGCTGCACGGAGCCGTCAGTCCCGGGTCCAGCGGGGGAACGGGAGACGGATGGGTGGTGGCCGTCGCGGCGCGGCGAGGTGGTCGCGGCGCGGTTCAGTCGTCTGCGCGGGTCCGCTCTCGTGCCGCTTCGGCGATGCCCGCGTTCGCGGAGCAGGACGGGCACGCGTTCAGGTTCCCGCGTTCGTCGCCGAACACGCGGGCGAAGCGGTCGGATACGTGCGACCCGCAGTGGTCGCAGCGTGGCATGTGGTCGTCCGGCATCCGCCGCTGCCGGTACCAGTCGTAGGGGAGCATGACACATATACCCTTTCACGGCGAACACCGCGGGTAGCGGCGGGTAGCGGCGCCGAATCGGCCGGTCAGCGATCCGGATCGTCGGGGGATCCGTCGACGCCGAGCGCGATCAGTCCGGCCTGTGTCCCGGCGACGAAGCCGGCGTCGACGTTCACCACCGACAGCACGGTACACGACTGGAGCAGTCCCAACAGTGCCGCGACGCCGTCGCCGCCGACGCCGTACCCCGTCGACGTGGGCAACCCGATCACGGGCGCACCGACCAGTCCCGCGACGAGCGTCGGGAGCGTCGCCTCCCGCCCGGCGGCGACGACGAGCACGTCGGCCGACCGGAGCGTCTCGATCTCGTCGAGGACGCGCGTGAGGTTCGCGACGCCCACGTCCTCGATCGTCTCGATGCGAGGGCCGGCCTCGCCGGCGACGACGGCCGCCTCCCGCGCCGCGTGCGCGTCGGCGGTGCCGCCGGAGACGACGACCACGTCGGCGTCGACGCCGGACTGCTCGTAGTCCGCCGCGTGGATCACGACGGTTCGCGCGCGGGCGTCGCGTTCGACCGTCGCGTCGGGATGCTCCCGGTCCATGTAGGCGCGCACCTGCTCGGCCGTGTCGTCGTCCGCGCGCGTGACGAGCGCGCGCCCCGTCGAGTCGACGGCGGCGTCGGCCATCGACGCCACCTCGGCGGGCGTCTTCCCCTCCGCGAGTATTCCCTCGGGGATCCCGCGGCGATGCTCGCGGGCGGCGTCGAAGCGCCCGGCCTCCGTGGTCGCGTAGCCGCGCAGCGCCGCCTCCGCCTGTGCGGGCGTGAGGTCGCCGGCGGCGACCGCCTCAAGCGTTTCGCGCATGCCCGCACCTGCGCGACGGAACGACTCGAACCCTCCGACCGGAGATAGTATATAAACTGGGAGTCGGAAACCCCCGTGAACGGCCGCGAGGGGCCCCGCTTCGCGGGTTAACTTGGGAAACCTTATAAGGAGGCGTCGGGAAAACCCGGTTGCATGGCAGACCTCATCGTCAAGGCAGCCGTCAAGGAGTACCTCGAGGAGAAGAACGTCGCGTCCGATTTCTACGACGCACTCGACGGGGAAGTCGAGGAGCTGCTCGAGGACGCCGCCCGCCGCGCCGAAGAGAACGACCGGAAGACGGTCCAGCCGCGCGACCTGTAAACTCGGATAGTATTCCTCCACTTCTTTCAGCGACCGCGTAGCCGCGGCGCCGTCGCGATCGGCGGCTCGCCGGGGGCGGTCCGACCGTCAGGGCCACGTGTAGATCACGGCGACCGCCGAGTCACGGCGACCGCCGGGTCGCGCCGCCCTCGTCGTCGCCGACGAACACTGCGTCGGCCATCCCGACGAACAGGCCGTGTTCGACGACGCCCGGGGTCTCCGACAGCGTCCGCGCCAGCGACGCCGGCTCCTCGACGGCGCCGAAGTCACAGTCGAGCACGAGGTTTCCGTTGTCGGTGATCACGGGGCCGTCCTTGCGTTCGGCGGCCCGGGGTTCCGGGTCGCCGCCGGCGTCACGGACCGCCCGCTCGACGCGGGCGAGCGCGTCCGGCAGTACCTCGACGGGGACCGGATGTTCGAGCGGCTCGGCGAGCTTCGAGTCGTCGGCGACGACGAGAAAGCGGTCGGCGGCCGACGCGACCACCTTCTCGCGGGCGTGGGCGGCGCCCCCACCCTTCACGAGCGCGTTGGTACCGAGAGCGGCCTGATCGGCGCCGTCGATCGCGAGGTCGACGCGGGCCACGTCCGACAGCGACAGCAGCGGAATGTCGACTTCCTTGGCGAGCGCACGCGACTGGTAGGACGTGGCGACGCCCTCGATGTCGAGCCCCTCGGCCACCCGGTTCCCGAGGTCGCGGATCGCGTGCGCCGCCGTCGAGCCGGTGCCGAGGCCGACCACGTCGCCCTCGTCCACCTCGGCGGCGGCCGCCTCGCCGGCCGCCCGCTTCGCCGCCTCCGTCCCCGCGGTGTTCTTCATGTCCGGGTCCTCCGCCGGGGCGCGCAAAACGCTTGCCCGTCGGGAACGAGCCCGGGGCGTGCAGCCGACACGCCGCGAACGCGCGGCCGGGACGAAGACGTTACGGGCGCCGACGACGAGGACGGGGTATGCGAATCGAGTACGACCGCGATACGTGTGTCGGGATGTTCCAGTGTGTGGCCGAGTGGGACGCCTTCGAGAAGGACATGAACGCCGGGAAGGCGACGCTCGTCGACGCCGAGGAGACCGACGAGGACGTGTTCTCGCTGGAGGTTCCCGACGGCGAGGAGCTGGACGCGAAGTTCGCCGCCCGAACCTGCCCCGTCGACGCGATCCGGCTGTACGACGACGACGGCGAACAGGTGATCTGACGGGACCGCGGCCGCGAACCCTCGACCCCGGGGCAACGCATGAGGGGAGGCCGGTGCGCTCACCCGAGTGCGCGCTCTCACGAGTGATTCGCGCGGGCCCGACCTTATGATGCTTCGATCCGTCCATCGGATATGATTCGGGAGCGCCGGAAGGACGCCAGCGCGGGTGGACACCGGTGACGCTTACCTACCTCGGCGTGCACGCCGTGTTCCTGCTTCCGGTGCTCGCGCTGTTGCTGTGGCGGCGGCCGACGCTGCCGGTCGAACGTCGTCGGACCGCGCGTATCGGCCTGCTGCTCATGGGGACCGTCGCGTTCGCGTACACGACGCCGTGGGACAACATCCTCATCGAGCGCGGGGCGTGGGCGTACGGGGAGGGTCGCGTCCTCGCACGGGTCTGGGCGGCACCGGTCGGCGAGTACCTCTTTTTCGCGCTTCAGACCACGCTGGTCGGCCTGTGGCTCTACCGCGTCGGGTTCGACCCGACGCCCGTCGAAGGCGATACGGCGCGCGTGCCACGAGCGCTCGGCGCGCTCGCGTTGCTCGGTCTCGCCGGCGTCGGCGGCTGGCTCGTGCTCGCGGGCCCGACGCGGTTCCTCTATCTGGGCGCGATCTTCGCGTGGGCGTGCCCGGTGCTGGCGCTCCAGTGGGGCGTCGGCGGCGCGTTCCTCCTTCGCCGTCTCCGCCCGGTCGCCGTCGCCGTCGGCGTCCCGACGCTGTACCTGTGGGTCGTCGACCGCCTCGCGATCGCCGACGGCGTGTGGACCGTCGCCGCCGAGACCTCGACGGGTGTCCACCTCATCGGGCTCCCGATCGAGGAGGCCGTGTTCTTCCTCGTCGCCAGCGCGCTCGTCGTCAACGGGCTCGTGCTGTTCGAGTGGGCGCTGTTACGCTTCCGCCCGCAGTCCGCGGGAAGCACGAAACGCGATCGCCTTCGGACCCTCGACGACGGCAACGGTCCAGCTCCCGGAGCCGCCCTCGGTGCCGACGACGGCGCCGACGACACCACAACTGACCACGATCCGACCCCGATAGCCGACTGATGGGGGTGTCGGATCGCTCTCGGTCGGGAACGGCCCTCGGCGGCGCTCTACACCGCTGGGGCGTCCGCGCGCCGTGGATCGCGCTGGCGCTCGCGGTCCCGTTCGGGCTGCTCGCGCCGTCGCTTCCGCCCACGGTCCGCTACGCGCCGTTTCTCGCGTCCGTGCTGCTGTTCGGGTTCCCGCACGGCGCCGTCGACCACCTCGTTCCCGCGCGTCTCGCGGGGATCGACCTCGGGCGGTCCGTGGGTGCCGTCGTCGCGGTCTACGCGGTGCTCGGCGTCGGCTACGGACTCTGGTGGCTGCTCGCCCCCGCCTCGGCGTTCGTCGCGTTCATCGCGATCACGTGGGTTCACTGGGGGCAGGGCGACGTGTACGCGCTCCTCGCGCTCGCGGACGCCGAACATCTCCCGACCCGAGCCGAACGCGCGCTGTCGCTCGTCGTCCGCGGCGGCCTGCCGATGCTCGTCCCGCTGGTCGGCCATCCGGAGGCGTACCGTCGGGTCGCGGCCGCGCTGGTCGGGCTGTTCGCCGGCGACGCGGCCGCCCTCGACGCGGCGTTCACCCCGACCGCTCGCGCCGGCGTCGCCGCCGCGTTCGGGATCGTCACGCTGCTCGCGCTCGCGGCGGGCGCGCGACGGGTGCGCCGCGACGACGCCGCCCGGCGACCGTGGCTCGTCGACGCCGGCGAAACCGTGGGCCTGTGGGCGTACTTCCTGCTCGTGCCGCCGATCCTCGGCATCGGGCTGTACTTCTGTTTCTGGCACGCGCTTCGCCACGTCGCCCGGCTGGAACTGCTCGACCCGGACGCGCGCGCGGCGCTCGCGGAGGGCGATCTGTCCGGGACGCTCCGTCGGTTCGCGCGCGACGCCGCGCCCGCGACCGTCGGCGGCCTCCTCGTCGTCGCCGGCGTGTGGGCGCTCGCACCCCGCCCCTCGGCCGGGCCGGAGGGCCTGCTCGCGGTGTATCTCGTCGCCATCGCGGTGTTGACGCTGCCGCACGTCGCCGTCGTCACGTGGATGGACGCGCGGCAGGGCGTCTGGTGAGCCGCGAGGGGGTCCCCCGACCGTCCCCCTAAGAAGCGACCGTCCACGCCCGAGCGAGTGAGAACGCGAGAAACAATTATCAGGGACTCCCGTGTTGAGTCGACCGATGCCTGTATCCGAGCGCTGTCACATCACGGAGTGGGCCGCGCTCCTCGAGGAATCCGTGCCCGAGACGGCGTGCGACGAGCGTCGACTCGAGTTCCGGCCGCGTGGGGAGCGCTGAACTGTCCGGTTGAGTCGGGACACGGTTGGTTTCACTTCCGCCGCGGTTCGCGAAGGTTTACCTCGCGTGAGGCGCAAGTGTGAGCGATGGCCGAGGCCGCCGCGAAGACCGAGTACGTCGATCATCCCCTGCTCGTCGAGGGGTTCATCGAGGACCGCCGCTACCAGACGGAGCTGGCGGCGACTGCCCGCGAGGGCCACACGCTCGTGTGCCTCCCGACCGGCCTCGGAAAGACGACCGTTTCGCTGCTCGTCACCGCCCACCGGCTGTACGAGACCGGGGGCAAGGCGCTGTTCCTGGCGCCGACGAAGCCGCTGGTGCAACAGCACGCCGACTTCTACCGCGAGGCGCTGGACATCGCCGACGAAGAGATCGTCGTGTTCACCGGGGAGGTCCGGCCCGACGACCGCGCCGAGCTGTGGGAGGGCGCGAGCGTCGTCATCGCCACGCCGCAGGTCGTCGAGAACGACCTCGTCGGCAACCGCATCTCGCTTTCGGACGTGACCCACCTGACGTTCGACGAGTGCCACCGCGCGAGCGGCGACTACGCGTACGTCTACATCGCCGAGCGCTACCACGCCGACGCCGAGAAGCCGCTCGTCACCGGGATGTCCGCCTCGCCCGGCGGCGACCGCGAGGAGATCACGGCGGTGTGTGAGAACCTCGGCATCGACCAGGTCGAGGTGATGACCGAGGACGACGCCGACGTGGGCGAGTACACCCACGACACCGACGTGCAGTGGGAGCGCATCGACCTCCCGGAGCCGATCGTCGAGATCCGCGACGCGCTCAACGAGGTGATCACCGACAGGCTGGAGAGCCTGAAGGAGTTGGGCGTCACGAACACCACCCAGCCGGACGTCTCCCAGAAGGACCTCAACAGGATGCGCGGGGAGCTCCAGCGCATGATGGACGGCGGCGACTCCGACGCCTACACCGGGATGTCGGTGCACGCGGAGGTCATGAAGCTCCGGCGGGCGGTCGAACTCGTCGAGACACAGAGCGTCGAGGCGCTGCGCCGCTACTTCGAGCGCCAGCGCAACGCCGCGCGCTCGTCGGGCGCCTCGAAGGCGAGCCAGCGGATGGTCTCCGAGCCCAAGGTCAGAGAGGCGATGCGCAAGGCAGAGAGCTTCGACGACCTCCACCCGAAGTTCCGGCGCACGCGGGTGCTGCTCGCGCAGACGCTCGGCATCGGCGGCGGCGAGCGCGTCATCGTGTTCACGGAGTCCAGGGACACCGCCGAGGCGCTGACGGAGTTCCTCTCGGCCTCCTTCGACACCCGACGATTCGTCGGGCAGGGCGACAAGGAGGGCTCCGACGGGATGACCCAGAAGCAACAACAGGAGACGCTCGACGCCTTCCGCGCCGGCGAGTTCGAGGTGCTCGTCTCCACCAGCGTCGCCGAGGAGGGGCTGGACGTGCCGGAGGTCGATCTGGTTCTCTTCTTCGAGCCGGTGCCGACCGCGATCCGCTCCATCCAGCGGAAGGGCCGGACCGGCCGGCAGGCGGAGGGCGAGGTGGTCGTCCTCCTCGCCAACGACACGCGCGACGAAGCCTTCTTCTGGATCTCGCGGCGGCGCGAGCAGGAGATGGAGGACGAGCTTCGGAAGCTGAAGGGCGTCGCCGACGAGTTGAGCGACGAACTCGACGACGGACAGTCCGGGCTCGAGGAGTTCGACGGCGAGGCCGAGCGAAGCGAGGCCTCGAAAGGACGAGCGGGGAGTGAAACGACCCGCGAGACGGGCGAGGCCGATCGAAGCGCCGGCGGCGGAGGCGGCGCCGACGGCGACGAAGACGGCGATCCCGACTCCGCGACCGACTCGACGTCCGCGGCCGCCGCCACGAACGGCCAGCCCGGGTTGACCGACTTCGAGCCCGACGACGACTCGTCGGAGGCTGACGCCGACGGCGACACGACCGAGCGCGACGACGAGGCGACGGCGGACGACCCAGGCGAGGACGAGGACGAATCCGACGCCGACGACGGCGTCGTCGCCGCCGCAGGCACCGACGCCGACGGCACCGAGATCGTCATCGACCAGCGCGAGCTCGAGTCGACCATCGCGCGCGACCTCTCCACCCGCGAGGGGATCACCACCCGGCTGGAGACGCTGGCGGTCGGCGACTACGTGCTCTCCGACCGCGTCGCCGTCGAGCGCAAGTCGGTCGCGGACTTCCTCGACACGCTCGTCGGCGGCGACCGCTCGATGTTCGAGCAGATCCGCGACACTGCGCGGGCGTACGCCCGGCCCGTCGTGATCATCGAGGGCGAGGACCTGTACGGCGAGCGCAACGTCCACCCGAACGCGGTCCGTGGCGCGTTGTCGTCGCTGGCGATCGACTTCGACGCGAGCGTCCTCCGGACCGAGGACGAGGCCGACACCGCCGACCTGCTGGAGGTGATCGCCCGACGCGAGCAGGAAGAGAACGACCGCGAGGTGTCCGCACACGGCGAGAAGGGCGCGAAGACGCTCGCCGAGCAACAGGAGTACGTCGTCTCGTCGATCGCCGACATCGGCCCGGTCACCTCGCGGGCGCTGCTGGAGCACTTCGACACCGTCGAGGCGGTGATGTGCGCCCGCGAGGAGGACCTGCTGGAGGTGTCCGGCGTCGGGCAGGTGACCGCCGAGCGCATCCGCGAGGTCGTCGGCAGCGACTATCCCAAATGAACTGAGCCGTCCCGGAGTTCGGTCGCCGTCAGCGACGCAGCGCCGCCAGCGCCTCGGCCGCCTCGCGGGCGGCTTCGAGATGCGTGGTCGCCGTCCGTGGGTCAGTCGCGTCGCGAGCGGCCTCGGCGTGCTGCCGGAGTGCCGTCGCCAGCGCGTCGCCGGCGGCGGCGACCGCGTCGTCCCCGGTGCCGGTGGCGGCAGACGTCGTGGCAGCCGCTCGGTCGACCGCTCGGGTCGCCTCCGCTGACCCTGCCTTCCCTGTCGATCCCGTCGCTTCCGTCTGCCGCGTCGTGTCCGCGGTCGAGCGTGGCTCCGCGCTCGGGTCATCCCGAGCAGCAGATGTGTCGGCGACGGTCGTGTCCGCGGTCGCATCGGCGGGGGCCGACTCGTCCGTCGGAGCGGTCGGCGTCGACCGATCGGTCCCGGCGGTTGCGGCGTCGGTTGCGTCGGCCCCGACGGTTGTGGCACCGACTTCGGCATCGGAATCGTCCGGCGCCGAGGGCTCCCCCTCACGCGACGCGGCGGCACCCTCGCCGGAGCCGCCGTCGCCGCCGGCACACTCCGGACAGAACTCCTGTCCGTTCTGTCGGAAGATGGGCGACCCGCAGGCGTCGCAGTGGGAGTTCGTCATCGTCGCGCCCTTGAGCAGGAGTTCGCTCATCCGGCGGGTGGACTCGCGCTTTCGCTCGTCGCGGGCGAACTTCTCGCGAAGCTTCTCGCGTTCGGCCTCCTTGTCGAAGCCGGAGTCGTCCTCGGCGGTGTCGCTCATGTCCGAGGGGTGGGCACGAGCGGCGAAAAAGTCAGCGGCGGCGGTCGACGCGGCGGCGACACCCACGTCGCGAGCGGGCGTCGGTTCGTCCGCACCGCGGCACCCGTAGGTTCAAAGCCGATGAGGCGAAAGACCGGGTGTGTCGACGACGGACGGCTACCTGCGCTTCTTCCCGTACGACGAGCCGTATCCGAACCAGGAGGAGGCGATGGACCGGATCTCCAACTCGCTGGAGCGCGGGCAGGACGTGCTGTTCGAGGGCGCGCCCGGGACCGGAAAGACGCTCTCGGCGCTGGTGCCCGCGCTGCAGCACGCCCGCGATCACGACCGCACCGTCGTCATCACGACGAACGTCCACCAACAGATGCGACAGTTCGTCGAGGACGCCCGCGCGATCAACGAGACGGAGCCTATCCGCGCGACGGTGTTCAAGGGAAAGTCGTCGATGTGTCACATCGACGTGGACTACCAAGAGTGCCAGACGCTCCGAGACACCACGCGCTCGCTCGTCGAGGACCGGTCCGACAGAGAGCAGTTGGAGCAGCGGCTGGACGACCTCACCGACGAGATGCGCGAGGGCGCGGAGGGCACCGACGAGAGCGGCAGTGCCGGAAGCGCCGCCGAGGCCAGACAGGCCGTCCAAGAGGAGTTGGAGCGACTCGACGACGAGATCGACGACGAGGCCGCGAACACCTGCGACTACTACCTCCAGAACCTCACCGGCGACACGGGCGAGTTCTTCTCGTGGCTGTTCGACGACGTTCGAACCCCCGACGAGGTGTACGAGTACGCCGGCAGCCGCGGCTTCTGTGGCTACGAGCTGCTGAAGGAGGGGATGGAGGAGGTCGAGCTGGTCGTCTGCAACTACCACCACCTGCTCGATCCCCAGATCAGAGAGCAGTTCTTCCGCTGGCTCGACCGCGACCCGCAGGACGTGATCACCGTCTTCGACGAGGCGCACAACGTCGAGGACGCCGCCCGCGATCACGCCTCGAAGGCGCTCACCGAGAACACGTTGGAGTCGGCACTCACCGAGTTGGAGGAGAGCGACGACTCCCGCGCCGAGCCCGCCGAGAACGTTCTCCGAGCGTTCATCGAGGCGCTGCGCGACACCTACGAGGACACCCTCGGCTTCGGCGCGCGCGAGGGGGTCGGCGAGAGCTGGGAGGACGTGAGCATCGCGAACGACGACCGCCGCGACGACCTCACGCTCGCGTTCCTGGAGCGCTACGAGGGGAGCGGGATCCGGGCTGAGTGCGACCTCGCGCTCCAGCTCGGCAAGCGCCTGGACGAGGAGTACGAGGAGGCGTACCGCGAGGGCGAGACCACCACCCGACGCGAGTGTCAGACCCTCCAGGCCGCCGCGTTCGTGTCGGCGTGGATGGACGGCGGCGGCGAGTTGGGCCAGCATCCGGTCGTCTCGGTGCGCCGCGACGCGGGCACCGACGAGGTGTACGGCCGCGCGGAGCTGTACACCTGCATCCCGCGGGAGGTGACCGCGGAGCTGTTCGACGAGGTGTACGCGAGCGTCCTCATGTCCGCGACCCTCCGACCGTTCGACGTGACCGAGGACGTGCTCGGCCTCTCGAACCCGGCGACGCTCGCGTACGGGCTGGCGTACCCCGAGGAGAACCGCCGGACCTTCTCGGTGGCGACGCCCGCGCTGTTCGCCTCCGAGCGCGACGACCCCGCCACCCAGGAGACGATCGCGGCGACCCTGTCGGATGTCGTACGGTTCACGCCCGGCAACAGCCTGCTCTTCTTCCCGTCGTACGCCGAGGCCGAGCGCTACCACGAGCTCCTCTCGGGCGACCCGAACCTCGGCACGCTCCTGCTCGACGGCTCCGAGCCCGATACCGAGCAACTGCGTCGGCGGCTCGTCGACGGCGATAGCTCGACCCTGTTCACGTCGCTGTGGGGCACCCTCGCGGAGGGCGTGAGCTTCGACGGCGACGACGCCCGGACGGTCGCGGTCGTCGGCGTGCCGTACCCGCACCTCTCCGAGCGGATGGAGGCGGTGCAGGACGCCTACGACCGCGCGTTCGCCGAGCGCTCGCGCGACGCCGGCTGGGAGTACGCCGTCGAGATCCCGACGGTCCGCAAGACGCGACAGGCGCTCGGGCGGGTCATCCGCTCGCCGGACGACTTCGGCGTGCGCGCGCTGCTGGACAAGCGCTACACGTCCGCCGACATGGGGAAGTACTCCGTTCGCGACGCCTTCCCGCCGGAGGAGCGCGAGGAGCTGATCGACATCGGTTCCGAGAAGCTGAAGTTCGCGATGCTGAACTTCTTTACCGACCACGCGGCGTACGACGGGTCGCCGCCGGAGCCGTAGCGGATCGGGAGAACGGGAACGGCGTGCGGATGACTACTCCAACAGTTCCACCAGCAGCCCCTTCTGTGCGTGCATCCGGTTTTCCGCCTGCTCCCACACGAGCGAGCGCTCCGACTCCAGCACCGCGTCGGTCACCTCCTCGCCGCGGTGGGCGGGCAGACAGTGCATGAACGCCGCGTCGGTGCCGTCGAGGAGCGCATCGTTCACCTGGTACCCCTCGAAATCGGGGAGTTTCACCTCGCGGCGGTCCTCCTCGCCCATACTCACCCACACGTCGGTGTACACCACGTCCGCGTCGGCGACCGCCTCCTCGGCGGTATCGGCGACAGTCGGCTCGGTTCCCAGTTCCGCACACCGCTCGTACACGTCGTCACCGAGGCCGTAGCCGTCGGGCGTGGCGACCGTGAGATCCAGGCCCGCGAGCGCGGCGCCGACGGCGAACGAGCGCCCGACGTTGTTGCCGTCGCCGACCCACGCCGCCTGCACTTCCGAGAGGTCGCCGACCGACTCGCGGATCGTGAGCAGGTCCGCCAGCGTCTGGCAGGGGTGGGCGTCGTCGGTGAGCCCGTTGATCACCGGGACCTCCGCGTACTCCGCGAGTATCTCGGCGTTCTCGTGAGCGAACGTCCGCACCATGATGGCGTCGGCGTAGCCGCCGAGCGCGCGGGCGG
This genomic interval carries:
- a CDS encoding lycopene cyclase domain-containing protein, encoding MTLTYLGVHAVFLLPVLALLLWRRPTLPVERRRTARIGLLLMGTVAFAYTTPWDNILIERGAWAYGEGRVLARVWAAPVGEYLFFALQTTLVGLWLYRVGFDPTPVEGDTARVPRALGALALLGLAGVGGWLVLAGPTRFLYLGAIFAWACPVLALQWGVGGAFLLRRLRPVAVAVGVPTLYLWVVDRLAIADGVWTVAAETSTGVHLIGLPIEEAVFFLVASALVVNGLVLFEWALLRFRPQSAGSTKRDRLRTLDDGNGPAPGAALGADDGADDTTTDHDPTPIAD
- a CDS encoding GIY-YIG nuclease family protein; translated protein: MHGVAVPPADHYVYVLECADGSLYTGYTTDVVRRVAEHDAGDGAKYTRGRTPVELVHVEAFDSKSGAMSREYAVKQLSRRAKESLVE
- a CDS encoding DUF1931 domain-containing protein; protein product: MADLIVKAAVKEYLEEKNVASDFYDALDGEVEELLEDAARRAEENDRKTVQPRDL
- a CDS encoding DUF7563 family protein, whose translation is MPRCDHCGSHVSDRFARVFGDERGNLNACPSCSANAGIAEAARERTRADD
- a CDS encoding DEAD/DEAH box helicase, which encodes MAEAAAKTEYVDHPLLVEGFIEDRRYQTELAATAREGHTLVCLPTGLGKTTVSLLVTAHRLYETGGKALFLAPTKPLVQQHADFYREALDIADEEIVVFTGEVRPDDRAELWEGASVVIATPQVVENDLVGNRISLSDVTHLTFDECHRASGDYAYVYIAERYHADAEKPLVTGMSASPGGDREEITAVCENLGIDQVEVMTEDDADVGEYTHDTDVQWERIDLPEPIVEIRDALNEVITDRLESLKELGVTNTTQPDVSQKDLNRMRGELQRMMDGGDSDAYTGMSVHAEVMKLRRAVELVETQSVEALRRYFERQRNAARSSGASKASQRMVSEPKVREAMRKAESFDDLHPKFRRTRVLLAQTLGIGGGERVIVFTESRDTAEALTEFLSASFDTRRFVGQGDKEGSDGMTQKQQQETLDAFRAGEFEVLVSTSVAEEGLDVPEVDLVLFFEPVPTAIRSIQRKGRTGRQAEGEVVVLLANDTRDEAFFWISRRREQEMEDELRKLKGVADELSDELDDGQSGLEEFDGEAERSEASKGRAGSETTRETGEADRSAGGGGGADGDEDGDPDSATDSTSAAAATNGQPGLTDFEPDDDSSEADADGDTTERDDEATADDPGEDEDESDADDGVVAAAGTDADGTEIVIDQRELESTIARDLSTREGITTRLETLAVGDYVLSDRVAVERKSVADFLDTLVGGDRSMFEQIRDTARAYARPVVIIEGEDLYGERNVHPNAVRGALSSLAIDFDASVLRTEDEADTADLLEVIARREQEENDREVSAHGEKGAKTLAEQQEYVVSSIADIGPVTSRALLEHFDTVEAVMCAREEDLLEVSGVGQVTAERIREVVGSDYPK
- the larB gene encoding nickel pincer cofactor biosynthesis protein LarB → MRETLEAVAAGDLTPAQAEAALRGYATTEAGRFDAAREHRRGIPEGILAEGKTPAEVASMADAAVDSTGRALVTRADDDTAEQVRAYMDREHPDATVERDARARTVVIHAADYEQSGVDADVVVVSGGTADAHAAREAAVVAGEAGPRIETIEDVGVANLTRVLDEIETLRSADVLVVAAGREATLPTLVAGLVGAPVIGLPTSTGYGVGGDGVAALLGLLQSCTVLSVVNVDAGFVAGTQAGLIALGVDGSPDDPDR
- a CDS encoding Brp/Blh family beta-carotene 15,15'-dioxygenase; protein product: MGVSDRSRSGTALGGALHRWGVRAPWIALALAVPFGLLAPSLPPTVRYAPFLASVLLFGFPHGAVDHLVPARLAGIDLGRSVGAVVAVYAVLGVGYGLWWLLAPASAFVAFIAITWVHWGQGDVYALLALADAEHLPTRAERALSLVVRGGLPMLVPLVGHPEAYRRVAAALVGLFAGDAAALDAAFTPTARAGVAAAFGIVTLLALAAGARRVRRDDAARRPWLVDAGETVGLWAYFLLVPPILGIGLYFCFWHALRHVARLELLDPDARAALAEGDLSGTLRRFARDAAPATVGGLLVVAGVWALAPRPSAGPEGLLAVYLVAIAVLTLPHVAVVTWMDARQGVW
- a CDS encoding NADPH-dependent FMN reductase, with protein sequence MSQTPTVVAVNGSRRDGSYGRATLGYALDAAAEYGAEPDFIDLGDPDLDVPLYHPDVDAADAGDVPELLARMRRADGVLLCSPVYHDSYSSAFRSFHDWCSFDEYEDTVVGLFAVAGGGSYGGTLEHMRATIRGVHGWVAPLQVGIRNARNRFEPWDDGERPPAGAAGAETRYEFVDDDLRERTETLGRRIAHYAGHTDEFLDVPE
- the rpiA gene encoding ribose-5-phosphate isomerase RpiA, with translation MKNTAGTEAAKRAAGEAAAAEVDEGDVVGLGTGSTAAHAIRDLGNRVAEGLDIEGVATSYQSRALAKEVDIPLLSLSDVARVDLAIDGADQAALGTNALVKGGGAAHAREKVVASAADRFLVVADDSKLAEPLEHPVPVEVLPDALARVERAVRDAGGDPEPRAAERKDGPVITDNGNLVLDCDFGAVEEPASLARTLSETPGVVEHGLFVGMADAVFVGDDEGGATRRSP
- a CDS encoding ferredoxin, with protein sequence MRIEYDRDTCVGMFQCVAEWDAFEKDMNAGKATLVDAEETDEDVFSLEVPDGEELDAKFAARTCPVDAIRLYDDDGEQVI